A window of the Lactuca sativa cultivar Salinas chromosome 5, Lsat_Salinas_v11, whole genome shotgun sequence genome harbors these coding sequences:
- the LOC111887994 gene encoding cationic peroxidase 1, whose protein sequence is MASSTFSSLFKLSTFILCLWVLFGTTSGQLSANFYARTCPNFRSVITRAVNSAVASEARMGASLLRLHFHDCFVNGCDASVLLDDTANFTGEKNAGPNSNSIRGFNVIDTIKTQLERQCPGVVSCADILSAAARDSVVALGGPGWSTVFGRRDSTTASQSAANSNLPSPASSLSSLISSFSNKGFTANEMVALSGAHTIGQARCSVFRNRLYNENNINSSFATSLRANCPSSGGDNNLSPLDASATSFDNRYYNDLISQRGLLHSDQELSNGGSADAQVRTYGSSPSVFFRDFAAAMVKMGNLSPLTGSSGQVRTNCRRTN, encoded by the exons ATGGCTTCTTCAACCTTTTCTTCTTTGTTTAAGCTTTCAACCTTCATTTTATGTTTATGGGTTCTGTTTGGAACTACTTCGGGTCAGCTATCTGCAAATTTCTATGCTAGAACATGTCCTAATTTTCGTTCGGTTATAACAAGAGCCGTGAATTCAGCTGTTGCTAGTGAAGCTCGCATGGGAGCTTCATTGCTTCGCCTCCATTTCCATGATTGCTTTGTTAAT GGATGTGATGCATCTGTGTTATTGGACGACACTGCAAACTTTACCGGAGAAAAGAATGCGGGTCCAAATAGCAATTCGATCAGAGGATTCAATGTCATTGATACCATTAAAACGCAATTAGAGCGACAATGTCCAGGTGTTGTTTCTTGCGCAGATATACTATCTGCTGCTGCTCGAGATTCGGTTGTGGCT CTTGGTGGACCTGGTTGGAGCACTGTATTCGGAAGAAGGGACTCCACAACTGCAAGCCAAAGTGCCGCAAATTCGAACCTCCCTTCACCAGCTTCAAGTCTTAGTAGTCTCATCTCATCcttttcaaacaaaggatttacTGCTAACGAAATGGTAGCTCTCTCTG GAGCTCATACAATTGGTCAAGCAAGGTGCTCCGTATTTCGTAATCGTCTTTATAACGAGAATAACATAAACTCATCATTTGCGACATCCTTGAGAGCAAACTGTCCTTCAAGTGGTGGTGACAATAATCTTTCTCCACTAGATGCTTCAGCTACATCTTTCGATAATAGATACTATAATGATTTGATTAGCCAGAGGGGATTGCTGCATTCAGATCAAGAACTATCTAACGGGGGTTCCGCTGATGCACAAGTGAGGACCTATGGATCGAGTCCTTCTGTTTTCTTTCGTGACTTTGCAGCTGCTATGGTGAAGATGGGCAATCTTAGCCCTCTAACCGGCTCCAGTGGTCAAGTTAGGACCAACTGCAGAAGAACCAATTAA